The following coding sequences are from one Betaproteobacteria bacterium window:
- a CDS encoding 6-bladed beta-propeller, giving the protein MSFVWRPLPLLAGLMLLLAGCASEPLVLRLNLAPEATRRIHFPPEADSEVPRYVYAGELLGEQNFVPAEGHRDGFLTVLGKAIAGFFENPERTVLQRPQSGVVDEDGRILVTDVSRGAVFVFDEKAGQLDLWEFAQGFRRFVSPSGIALGPEGRVFVADADLRRVVLLDREGKGSGIVGPDQLQRPTGLAWDAAASLLYVADTEAHQIKVFDLTGRLVRTLGRRGEGPGEFNYPTSLALARDGLVVSDTMNARIQVLPLEEGGPPLVFGRRGTRVGDFVRPKGVAVDGEDNLYAVESYHDHLLIFDRRGRFLLPIGGTGKEVGRFYLPGGVWVDARNRVFVADTFNGRVVIFQFLGGGAESE; this is encoded by the coding sequence ATGAGCTTCGTCTGGCGCCCGCTACCGCTCCTTGCCGGTCTGATGCTGCTCTTGGCCGGTTGCGCCTCGGAACCCCTGGTCCTGCGCCTCAACCTGGCGCCCGAAGCGACAAGGCGCATCCACTTTCCGCCCGAGGCCGACAGCGAAGTGCCGCGCTACGTCTATGCCGGTGAGCTGCTGGGCGAGCAGAATTTCGTCCCCGCCGAAGGGCACCGGGACGGCTTCCTGACGGTGCTGGGCAAGGCCATCGCAGGCTTCTTCGAAAACCCGGAGCGCACCGTGCTGCAAAGGCCTCAGTCCGGCGTGGTCGACGAGGACGGACGCATCCTGGTCACCGATGTGAGCCGCGGTGCCGTGTTTGTCTTCGATGAAAAGGCAGGACAACTCGACCTGTGGGAATTTGCCCAGGGATTCCGCCGCTTCGTGTCTCCCTCCGGCATCGCCCTGGGCCCCGAAGGCCGCGTCTTCGTGGCCGATGCCGACCTGAGGCGGGTGGTGCTCCTGGACCGGGAAGGAAAGGGAAGCGGGATCGTCGGCCCCGACCAGTTGCAGCGGCCCACGGGACTGGCCTGGGACGCGGCCGCCAGCCTGCTCTACGTCGCCGATACCGAGGCTCACCAGATCAAGGTCTTCGACCTCACCGGACGGCTGGTGCGCACCCTGGGGAGACGGGGGGAAGGGCCGGGCGAATTCAACTACCCCACCTCCCTCGCGCTGGCACGGGACGGCCTGGTGGTGTCGGACACCATGAACGCCCGTATTCAGGTGCTGCCCCTGGAGGAAGGCGGGCCTCCCCTGGTGTTCGGCCGGCGCGGCACCCGGGTGGGGGATTTCGTGCGGCCCAAGGGGGTTGCCGTCGACGGCGAGGACAATCTCTACGCCGTGGAGTCCTACCACGATCACTTGCTCATCTTCGACCGGCGTGGCCGCTTCCTGCTGCCCATCGGCGGCACCGGCAAGGAGGTCGGACGGTTTTACCTGCCGGGGGGCGTGTGGGTGGACGCCCGCAACCGCGTCTTCGTCGCCGATACCTTCAACGGCCGCGTCGTCATTTTTCAATTCCTGGGCGGAGGTGCCGAAAGTGAATGA
- a CDS encoding c-type cytochrome, which yields MNKLYALALMTALTSPTVHAQQSGKDVYTKVCATCHSTGLAGAPRYGNGGDWAPRAQAGTAKLYQSALAGTPKGMPAKGGNTSLADAEVKGAVDYMLAAVKDALKAAKPEPEAKKAESKKEEPKKEEPKKAEAKKDEPKAASAAAPVAAPAALPVTEAAAAGAAAAASAPGDVNSFNRLLKPVGKRNLPPPEDGIHDPANDGTHALQPPLAAYGGLPKSNAGNRINWVEALNQKKINPRYDRTDPRAEPVVMDLNIVREVKGSMPDVVYPHKQHTEWLDCSNCHPAIFVPQKGANAISMAAILLGEKCGVCHGKVAFPVSECRNCHSKKKDLPVKAATAETAAK from the coding sequence ATGAACAAGCTCTACGCACTCGCATTGATGACTGCTCTGACCTCCCCCACGGTACACGCCCAGCAGAGCGGCAAGGATGTCTATACCAAGGTCTGCGCCACCTGCCATTCCACTGGCCTGGCAGGCGCGCCGCGCTACGGCAACGGTGGCGACTGGGCGCCTCGCGCCCAGGCGGGTACCGCCAAGCTCTACCAGAGCGCCCTGGCGGGAACGCCGAAGGGCATGCCGGCCAAGGGCGGCAATACTTCGCTTGCGGACGCCGAGGTGAAAGGCGCGGTGGATTACATGCTGGCCGCGGTGAAGGATGCCCTCAAGGCCGCCAAGCCCGAGCCGGAGGCCAAGAAGGCCGAAAGCAAGAAGGAAGAGCCGAAGAAGGAAGAGCCGAAGAAGGCCGAGGCAAAGAAGGATGAGCCCAAGGCGGCAAGCGCGGCGGCGCCGGTGGCGGCTCCCGCGGCCCTGCCGGTGACGGAAGCCGCTGCAGCCGGTGCCGCGGCGGCAGCCAGTGCGCCGGGGGACGTGAATTCCTTCAATCGCCTGTTGAAGCCTGTCGGTAAACGCAACCTGCCTCCGCCGGAAGACGGCATCCACGACCCGGCCAACGACGGTACCCATGCGCTACAGCCGCCGCTCGCGGCCTACGGCGGCCTGCCCAAGAGCAATGCTGGCAATCGCATCAATTGGGTCGAGGCCCTCAACCAGAAGAAGATCAATCCCCGCTACGACCGTACCGACCCCCGGGCCGAGCCGGTGGTGATGGATCTGAACATCGTGCGGGAAGTGAAGGGCTCCATGCCGGACGTGGTCTATCCCCACAAGCAGCACACCGAATGGCTGGACTGCTCCAACTGTCACCCGGCCATTTTCGTGCCGCAGAAGGGTGCCAACGCCATCAGCATGGCCGCCATCCTGCTGGGCGAGAAATGCGGCGTCTGCCACGGCAAGGTGGCCTTCCCGGTATCCGAGTGCCGCAACTGCCACTCCAAGAAGAAGGATCTTCCGGTCAAGGCCGCAACCGCCGAGACCGCCGCCAAGTAA